From Solea senegalensis isolate Sse05_10M linkage group LG19, IFAPA_SoseM_1, whole genome shotgun sequence, the proteins below share one genomic window:
- the rnf151 gene encoding RING finger protein 151, with product MADPELSTQSGGYDVELFLDTPDYDLICTICQGVLRCPVRAACQHIFCKKCILQWLKRQETCPCCRKPVNPSLIFVMFKLSKAIGRMKIKCKNDIRGCAETFPLSEQYCHNMSCQYELISCPYQGCRAQLLRRDLDTHARHCEHWRQPCHMGCGTILSHRTQSQHNCYKQLKQEYEARQRSHRAIATALQRKMRRMQSTMAHMKRQIGLICDSLEVMDDLQEAEEEELGESSSSSSGTSGSNT from the exons ATG GCGGACCCAGAGCTATCCACACAGAGTGGGGGCTATGATGTGGAGCTGTTTCTGGACACTCCAGACTATGATCTGATCTGCACTATATGTCAGGGGGTCCTCAGGTGTCCGGTCAGAGCGGCATGCCAACACATCTTCTGCAAGAAATGCATCTTACAGTGGCTCAAAAG ACAGGAGACCTGTCCCTGCTGCAGAAAGCCTGTCAACCCGAGCTTGATCTTTGTCATGTTCAAACTGAGCAAAGCTATTGGACGCATGAAAATTAAG TGTAAGAATGACATCCGTGGCTGTGCAGAGACCTTCCCCCTCTCAGAGCAGTACTGCCACAATATGAGCTGTCAGTATGAGCTCATCTCTTGTCCATATCAAGGATGCCGGGCACAGCTTCTGCGCAGGGACCTGGACACCCATGCTCGCCACTGCGAGCACTGGCGTCAACCCTGCCACATGGGCTGTGGGACGATTCTCTCCCACCGCACACAGTCACAACACAACTGCTACAAGCAGCTGAAGCAGGAGTACGAAGCCAGGCAGAGAAGCCACAGGGCCATTGCTACTGCCCTGCAGAGGAAGATGAGAAGGATGCAGAGCACCATGGCCCACATGAAGAGGCAGATAGGGCTGATCTGTGACAGCCTGGAGGTGATGGATGATCTGCaagaggcagaagaagaggaacttGGAGAGAGCAGTAGCAGCTCCAGTGGGACTTCAGGTAGCAACACATAG
- the rps2 gene encoding 40S ribosomal protein S2, translated as MADDAGGRGGFRGGFGAGGRGGRGRGRGRGRGRGRGARGGKSEDKEWVPVTKLGRLVKDMKIKSLEEIYLYSLPIKESEIIDFFLGSGLKDEVLKIMPVQKQTRAGQRTRFKAFVAIGDYNGHVGLGVKCSKEVATAIRGAIILAKLSIVPVRRGYWGNKIGKPHTVPCKVTGRCGSVLVRLIPAPRGTGIVSAPVPKKLLMMAGIDDCYTSARGCTATLGNFAKATFDAISKTYSYLTPDLWKETVFTKSPYQEFTDHLAKTHTRVSVQRGQPVPPATS; from the exons ATGGCGGACGACGCCGGTGGTAGAGGAGGTTTCCGTGGGGGTTTCGGCGCTGGTGGCCGCGGCGGCCGGGGCCGTGGACGCGGCAGAGGCCGTGGCAGGGGCCGCGGTGCCCGTGGAGGCAAATCCGAAGATAAGGAA TGGGTGCCAGTCACCAAGCTGGGCCGCCTGGTTAAGGACATGAAAATCAAGTCCTTGGAAGAGATTTACCTGTACTCTCTGCCCATTAAG GAGTCTGAGATCATTGATTTCTTCCTGGGATCTGGTCTGAAAGACGAGGTGCTGAAGATCATGCCTGTCCAGAAGCAGACCAGGGCTGGTCAGCGTACCAGATTCAAG GCCTTTGTTGCCATTGGTGACTACAATGGTCATGTGGGTCTGGGAGTGAAGTGCTCCAAAGAGGTGGCCACAGCCATCCGTGGAGCCATCATCCTGGCCAAGCTGTCGATTGTCCCGGTCAGGAGAGGTTATTGGGGTAACAAGATCGGTAAGCCCCACACCGTGCCCTGCAAGGTGACTGGTCGCTGTGGCTCTGTCTTGGTGCGTCTCATCCCTGCCCCCCGTGGTACTGGCATCGTGTCTGCCCCTGTACCCAAGAAGCTGCTCATGATGGCTGGTATTGATGACTGCTACACCTCTGCTAGAGGCTGTACCGCCACCCTTGGCAACTTTG CCAAGGCCACCTTTGATGCCATCTCCAAGACTTACAGCTACTTGACCCCAGATCTGTGGAAGGAGACTGTCTTCACAAAGTCTCCATACCAG GAGTTCACTGACCATCTGGCCAAGACTCACACCAGGGTGTCTGTACAAAGGGGGCAGCCTGTCCCACCAGCAACCTCCTAA
- the ndufb10 gene encoding NADH dehydrogenase [ubiquinone] 1 beta subcomplex subunit 10 has translation MPSDYDKGAYPEPPRQTPVVDKQTSLPNPALLLSKLFYYSVDLPVTTFRETIDSIRGKNRAVYYHQKFRRVPDLTECHKGDYVCYYEAEMQWRRDYKIDQEIVKVIQERMRACQQREGASNQQNCAKEIEQFNEVTRNFQSRYEDLGAYASARKCLMKQKERMMAEAQALSA, from the exons ATGCCGTCAGACTATGATAAAGGAGCTTACCCAGAGCCTCCTCGGCAAACCCCGGTTGTGGATAAACAGACGTCGCTGCCGAACCCGGCTCTGCTTCTGTCCAAACTCTTCTATTACTCCGTGGACCTGCCTGTCACCACTTTTAGAG AGACTATAGACAGCATTCGTGGTAAAAACAGGGCGGTGTACTATCACCAGAAGTTCCGCCGTGTCCCAGATCTGACTGAATGCCATAAGGGAGACTACGTCTGCTACTACGAGGCAGAGATGCAGTGGAGGAGAGACTA TAAAATAGACCAGGAGATCGTGAAAGTGATCCAGGAGCGTATGAGGGCCTGCCAGCAAAGAGAAGGAGCCAGCAATCAGCAGAACTGTGCTAAAGAAATAGAGCAGTTCAACGAGGTGACAAGGAACTTCCAGTCACGTT ATGAAGACCTTGGAGCATATGCCAgtgcaaggaaatgtctaatgAAGCAGAAAGAACGAATGATGGCGGAAGCTCAGGCCCTGAGTGCATAA